The following proteins are co-located in the Chaetodon trifascialis isolate fChaTrf1 chromosome 14, fChaTrf1.hap1, whole genome shotgun sequence genome:
- the acvr1l gene encoding activin receptor type-1 translates to MDRCSVHVLLLLLLQTLQTSAEDSDGQLACLCDSPKCLQATQCHGKRCFSSVKVSSSGVVFERGCLIGQDKIHMHCSTAPSFHQAIFCCSEDMCNGNTTTSSLMSLLPTAPEGEPVRYRVETLALFVLGPVVVLVLLSVVSVLACRRLHHGRLQRLQEFDTEQGAIDGLITSNVGDSTLADLLDHSCTSGSGSGLPFLVQRTVARQISLMECVGKGRYGEVWRGQWQGENVAVKIFSSRDEKSWFRETEIYNTVLLRHDNILGFMASDMTSRNSSTQLWLITHYHENGSLYDYLQRVAVETSEGLAMAASIACGLVHLHTEIFGTEGKPAIAHRDLKSKNILVTKELRCCIADLGLAVTHSQADNLLDVGNNPKVGTKRYMAPEVLDETIQTDCFDAYKRVDIWAFGLVLWEIARRTYSNGIVEEYKPPFYDQVPNDPSFEDMRKVVCVEQQRPFIPNRWFSDPTLSALVKLMKECWYQNPSARLTALRIKKTLDKIHSSLEKGKES, encoded by the exons ATGGACAGTTGGCGTGTCTGTGTGATAGCCCTAAATGCCTCCAGGCCACCCAGTGCCACGGCAAGCGATGCTTCTCCTCTGTCAAAGTCAGCAGCAGTGGGGTGGTGTTCGAACGCGGCTGCCTGATCGGGCAGGATAAAATCCACATGCATTGCTCCACAGCGCCGTCCTTCCACCAggccattttctgctgctctgaggacaTGTGCAACGGCAACACCACCACGAGTTCGCTGATGTCTCTGCTTCCAACAG CCCCGGAAGGAGAGCCAGTCCGCTATCGCGTGGAGACCTTAGCACTCTTCGTACTTGGTCCGGTGGTGGTTCTGGTTCTGCTGTCCGTCGTGTCAGTTCTGGCCTGCAGGAGGCTCCACCACGGTCgtctgcagaggctgcaggagtTTGACACCGAGCAGGGAGCCATAGACGGCCTCATCACCTCCAATGTGGGAGACAGCACTTTAGCG GACCTGTTGGACCACTCATGCACATCAGGCAGTGGTTCAGGTCTTCCCTTCCTCGTCCAGAGAACTGTGGCCAGGCAGATCAGTCTGATGGAGTGTGTCG GCAAGGGAAGGTATGGGGAGGTGTGGCGGGGCCAGTGGCAGGGGGAGAACGTGGCTGTGAAGATCTTCTCCTCGAGAGATGAGAAGTCCTGGTTCAGAGAGACGGAGATCTacaacacagtgctgctgagaCATGATAACATACTGG GCTTCATGGCGTCTGACATGACGTCTCGCAATTCCAGCACGCAGCTGTGGCTCATCACCCATTACCACGAGAACGGCTCTCTTTATGACTACTTGCAGCGGGTCGCCGTGGAGACGTCGGAGGGCCTGGCGATGGCGGCGTCGATCGCGTGCGGCCTGGTGCACCTGCACACGGAGATCTTCGGCACGGAGGGGAAGCCGGCCATCGCACACCGAGACCTGAAGAGCAAAAACATCCTGGTCACGAAGGAGCTGCGCTGCTGCATCGCAGACCTCG GGCTGGCGGTGACCCACTCCCAGGCAGACAACCTGCTGGACGTGGGCAACAACCCGAAGGTCGGCACCAAGCGTTACATGGCACCAGAAGTGCTGGACGAGACCATTCAGACGGACTGCTTTGACGCCTACAAGAGAGTGGACATCTGGGCCTTTGGGCTGGTGCTGTGGGAGATAGCAAGACGCACGTACAGCAACG GCATTGTTGAGGAGTACAAGCCTCCGTTCTACGATCAGGTGCCAAACGACCCAAGCTTTGAGGACATGAGgaaggtggtgtgtgtggagcagcagaggccTTTCATTCCTAACCGCTGGTTCTCTGATCCT actctctctgctctggtgAAACTGATGAAGGAGTGCTGGTACCAGAACCCGTCTGCCAGGCTGACCGCGCTGCGCATCAAGAAGACCCTGGACAAGATCCACAGCTCTCTGGAGAAGGGCAAGGAGTCGTGA
- the LOC139342705 gene encoding RNA polymerase II elongation factor ELL-like encodes MSALKESQCYGLSSGKLSRGGNVSVFHVKLTDSAARAIGSFQNRKGCSSHPTICFNGNQGRITIPCSENRDEMRIFTFGVTNVARDNPHGSFDCVQQLSTGAAEELSCLGVIQKKMTVNATDDSYDKARQSMAQAEEETRSRGAIVIKHGGRYQGKKVTVRAPAPALASLTKPRHSSHALLGNIKKGVGASKPKKGACASNRKSVSDVQERPLRERVTHLLALRPYKRPELILRLQKDGLTAGDKDKLHSVLMEVGQLNSRDNTFVLKDGLYKELQKDWPGYTSGDQQLLKRILVRRLFQPQQTLLTVPEAQVSPLRDTPNSSPAHRPKPSLPEEYTDPLASKKPRISHLSSKAAADKSRVRPSKQAARKDTAEATGKDGQKNSIDPRKLFDSLSAVCQQEAEAAKRLEPAPCVQEEPKATADLPQPNAGRSPSPLMVPDLNRHTIKRKKSKHKHGDQEKERCRDRKERRKDHNPEVANKVSLDCTESSEILFETNVPQVDSDTADYLLTYTGIRSHDQRQSYKQDFNREYSEYRDLHARIDNVTRQFMELDTQLKQLHHESHKYKTVHNQILQEYRKIKKSNPNYNQEKSRCEYLHNKLAHIKQLISQYDQQQLSVDQ; translated from the exons ATGTCGGCGCTGAAGGAGAGCCAGTGTTACGGACTGTCCAGCGGGAAACTGAGCCGCGGCGGCAACGTCTCTGTTTTCCATGTCAAACTCACTGACAGCGCGGCAAGAGCCATTGGCTCCTTTCAAAACCGCAAG GGTTGCTCTTCCCATCCCACCATCTGTTTTAATGGGAACCAAGGG AGGATCACCATCCCTTGCTCGGAGAATAGAGATGAAATGAGGATATTCACTTTTGGTGTGACCAACGTCGCCCGTGACAATCCGCATGGGAGCTTTGACTGCGTCCAACAGCTCAGCACTGg tgctgcagaggagctgtcATGTCTCGGGGTGATTCAGAAGAAGATGACGGTCAACGCCACGGATGACTCGTACGATAAGGCTCGTCAGAGCATGGCccaagctgaggaggagacgcGCAGCCGAGGGGCCATTGTCATCAAACACGGGGGGCGCTACCAGG GCAAGAAGGTAACGGTGCGAGCCCCGGCCCCTGCGCTGGCCAGCCTTACCAAGCCCCGACACTCGTCCCACGCGCTCCTCGGCAACATAAAGAAGGGGGTCGGCGCATCCAAGCCGAAGAAGGGCGCCTGTGCCTCAAACCGGAAGAGCGTGAGCGACGTGCAGGAGAGGCCGCTCAGGGAGAGGGTAACGCACCTGCTGGCTCTGCGGCCATACAAGAGGCCTGAGCTCATCCTGCGGCTGCAGAAAGATGGACTGACAgcaggagacaaagacaagctGCACTCTGTGCTGATGGAG gTTGGCCAGCTCAACAGCAGAGACAACACATTCGTTCTAAAGGACGGTCTGTATAAGGAGCTGCAGAAGGACTGGCCGGGCTACACCTCAGGAGACCAGCAGCTTCTCAAACGAATCCTCGTCAG GAGACtgtttcagccacagcagaccCTCCTCACCGTCCCAGAGGCCCAGGTCAGCCCACTGCGAGACACCCCCAACTCCTCCCCAGCACACCGTCCAAAACCTTCCCTACCGGAGGAATATACCGACCCTCTGGCGAGTAAAAAGCCCAGGATATCCCACCTGTcgagcaaagcagcagctgacaaGTCAAGAGTGAGGCCGTCCAAACAAGCTGCTCGTAAAGACACCGCAGAGGCGACGGGGAAAGACGGGCAGAAGAACTCGATTGATCCTCGGAAGCTTTTCGACTCCttgtctgcagtctgtcagcaggaagcCGAAGCGGCCAAGAGGCTTGAACCAGCACCCTGTGTGCAGGAGGAGCCCAAGGCCACGGCAGACCTCCCTCAACCCAACGCTGGTCGTTCTCCATCCCCTCTGATGGTGCCTGATCTGAACAGACACACGATCAAAAGGAAgaagagcaaacacaaacacggagATCAG gagaaggagaggtgtagagacaggaaagaaaggaggaaagacCACAATCCAGAGGTTGCAAACAAAGTCTCCCTGGACTGCACAG AGTCAAGTGAAATTTTGTTTGAAACTAATGTGCCTCAAGtggacagtgacacagcagACTATCTTTT GACGTATACAGGGATTCGCAGTCACGACCAGAGACAGAGCTACAAGCAGGACTTCAACAGGGAGTACAGCGAGTACAGAGACTTACACGCTCGTATCGACAATGTGACGCGGCAGTTCATGGAGCTGGACACGCAGCTCAAACAGCTACACCACGAATCGCACAAGTACAag ACGGTTCATAATCAAATCCTTCAAGAGTATCGCAAAATTAAAAAG TCCAACCCCAACTACAACCAGGAAAAGAGTCGCTGTGAATATCTCCACAACAAACTGGCCCACATAAAGCAGCTCATATCACAGTACGACCAACAACAGCTCAGTGTGGACCAGTGA
- the LOC139341856 gene encoding ankyrin repeat domain-containing protein 34C translates to MGDPLSDCSPLISAASSCKLRLVRLLVEGGAQINGRNPRGETALLAACKALKGEPAGPQTVKLLTYLLQNKADPNAQDRAGRTALMYACMERAGAQVASTLLAAGADPSMEDYSGASALVYAINAQHQPTLKVLMDACQARGRDIIIIATEMSANGGPVTRRYLNVPPSPDTSPVSCMSPSDIVLKTGSPNSPEGENIFNFRGMSKRGSSSGSSSSRLPSFELSPLSQCSSPPPRHRLLSEPWLAIHNLACLNRAYEEGMRERSQQEEEGREDSRQEGGGTEDEEGEDEVLCFHRSRMEERTESRVQRRDSRHGGENYNSCHGEVLQRASLSVLSLTETSSSQATPRRLVPRRCLTPGGSTSDKVTPKSDKLPACLSPHSHLRRNTLPSVMVVPPLLHLPPLVNQSDSHLQVPPFKSRSMVFLPHPPSSSPPSSSSSRASVRPALLPPLPLASSVASLVAPPASCCSERSWKSRRRHSVQLEQIGGGGTI, encoded by the exons ATGGGGGACCCCCTGTCAGACTGCAGCCCCCTCATCAGTGCAGCGTCCTCCTGTAAGCTTCGCCTGGTCCGCCTGCTGGTGGAAGGTGGGGCTCAGATCAACGGGCGCAACCCGAGAGGAGAGACCGCTCTCCTGGCTGCCTGTAAGGCCCTGAAAGGGGAGCCTGCTGGGCCCCAGACTGTGAAACTCCTCACATACCTGCTCCAGAACAAG GCAGATCCAAACGCTCAGGACCGGGCGGGACGCACTGCTCTGATGTACGCCTGCATGGAGCGCGCAGGAGCCCAGGTGGCGTCCACCCTGCTGGCGGCAGGAGCCGACCCCAGCATGGAGGACTACTCCGGAGCCTCGGCGCTGGTGTACGCCATCAATGCACAGCACCAGCCGACGCTGAAG GTGCTGATGGATGCCTGCCAGGCCAGGGGtcgtgacatcatcatcatcgccacCGAGATGAGTGCGAACGGAGGCCCGGTGACCAGACGTTACCTGAATGTTCCTCCATCCCCTGACACCTCACCGGTGTCCTGCATGTCCCCGTCTGACATCGTCCTCAAGACAGGCTCACCCAACTCCCCCGAGGGAGAAAACATCTTCAACTTCAGAGGAATGA GcaaaagaggaagcagcagcggcagcagcagcagcagacttcCCTCCTTTGAGCTGAGTCCGTTGAGCCAGTGCAGCAGTCCACCGCCCAGGCACAGACTGCTATCTGAGCCGTGGCTGGCCATCCACAACCTGGCCTGTCTGAACCGGGCTTACGAGGAGGGCATGAGGGAGAGGagccagcaggaggaggaaggcagagaggatTCAcggcaggagggaggagggacggaagatgaggagggagaggatgaggtgCTTTGTTTCCATCGGTccaggatggaggagaggacggAGAGCAGGGTTCAAAGAAGGGATAGCAGACATGGAGGAGAGAATTACAACAGCTGCCATGGGGAGGTTCTTCAGAGGGcgtctctgtcagtcctctccCTCACTGAGACGAGCTCGTCTCAGGCAACGCCAAGACGGCTGGTCCCCAGGAGGTGTTTGACTCCCGGAGGGTCAACGTCGGACAAAGTGACCCCAAAAAGTGACAAGcttcctgcctgcctgtctcctCACTCCCACCTCCGCAGGAACACCCTCCCCTCTGTCATGGTggttcctcctctgcttcaccTCCCTCCTTTAGTCAACCAATCAGACTCCCACCTCCAGGTTCCACCTTTCAAAAGCAGGAGCATGGTGTTTCTGCCACACCCGCCCAgctcctctccaccctcctcctcctcatccagaGCATCTGTGAGACCGGCATTACTGCCTCCGCTGCCGCTCGCCTCCTCTGTCGCCTCCCTGGTcgctcctcctgcctcctgctgcagcGAGAGGAGCTGGAAGTCACGGCGTCGCCATTCAGTGCAGCTCGAACAGatcggaggaggaggaaccaTTTAG
- the d2hgdh gene encoding D-2-hydroxyglutarate dehydrogenase, mitochondrial, protein MARIFQRMLKLRAALRRLSPHSTFSPTATARLSPLGLRSPFLAATSGQIGDCCRSLHTGADGPKPSPAAAPDRLPFSTITPEDLAFFRKILPDRAVTDPDLLESSNVDWLNSVKGSSEVLLRPQTTEEVSQILKYCNSRNLAVNPQGGNTGLVGGSVPVYDEVILSTALMNNILTFDSISGILTCQAGCVLENLSNYLEERDYIMPLDLGAKGSCQIGGNVATNAGGLRLLRYGSLHGTVLGLEVVLADGRVLDCLATLRKDNTGYDLKQLFIGSEGTLGVITAVSILCPRKPKSVNVVFLGCETFEQLLKTFQLCKGMLGEILSAYEFLDSECMRLLNTHLKLSNPISDCPFYVVIETSGSDPQHDGEKLHNFLEEAMTTSLVADGTVATEESKIKALWSMRERVTEALTHDGFTYKYDISLPVERIYQLVTDMREHLGDRAKSVVGYGHVGDGNLHLNITSPARDPALLAAIEPFVFEWTASCHGSISAEHGLGLKKRNYIYYSKPSQAVALMGDIKAMLDPKGILNPYKTLPDNLK, encoded by the exons ATGGCGAGGATTTTCCAAAGAATGCTTAAACTGAGGGCAGCTCTCAGACGTCTGAGCCCCCATAGCACCTTCTCACCTACAGCCACAGCCAGGCTTTCACCTCTGGGACTCCGCAGTCCGTTTCTTGCTGCCACCTCAGGGCAGATTGGAGACTGCTGTCGAAGCCTGCATACAGGGGCAGACGGGCCCAAGCCGTCCCCTGCTGCAGCCCCGGACAGGCTGCCTTTCTCCACAATAACTCCGGAGGATTTGGCCTTCTTCAGGAAGATCCTACCAGACAGAGCCGTCACTGACCCGGACCTGCTGGAGTCGAGTAATGTGGATTGGCTCAACTCAGTGAAAG GTTCCAGTGAGGTGTTGCTGAGGCCTCAAACAACAGAGGAAGTTTCTCAAATTCTCAA GTATTGTAACAGCCGTAATCTGGCGGTGAACCCTCAAGGAGGAAACACTGGGCTGGTTGGGGGCAGCGTGCCTGTTTATGATGAAGTCATCCTTTCCACTGCTCTCATGAACAACATCCTGACCTTTGATAGTATCTCTG GCATCCTGACGTGTCAGGCAGGTTGTGTCTTGGAGAACTTGTCCAATtacctggaggagagagactACATCATGCCTCTTGATCTGGGGGCAAAAGGCAGTTGCCAGATCGGGGGAAACGTCGCAACTAATGCAGGTGGACTCCGGCTGCTGCGATACGGCTCCTTGCATGGGACTGTGCTGGGTCTGGAAGTG GTGCTGGCAGATGGGCGAGTGCTGGACTGCTTGGCCACACTGCGGAAAGATAATACAGGATACGACCTCAAACAGCTCTTCATTGGGTCAGAGGGTACCCTGGGGGTCATCACCGCAGTGTCCATCCTCTGTCCACGCAAACCCAAATCTGTCAATGTGGTGTTTCTGG GCTGTGAGACctttgagcagctgctgaagacgTTTCAGCTCTGCAAAGGTATGCTGGGAGAAATTCTGTCAGCCTACGAATTTCTGGACAGTGAATGTATGAGGCTGCTGAATACACACCTCAAACTATCCAATCCCATCTccg ATTGTCCATTCTACGTCGTGATAGAAACCTCTGGATCCGACCCACAACACGATGGAGAGAAACTCCACAATTTCCTAGAGGAGGCGATGACGACCTCATTGGTCGCTGATGGGACTGTGGCAACTGAAGAATCAAAGATAAAG GCTCTGTGGTCGATGCGTGAACGTGTCACAGAGGCGCTGACTCACGATGGCTTCACTTACAAGTATGACATCTCACTTCCGGTGGAGCGGATCTACCAGCTGGTGACAGACATGAGGGAGCACCTGGGCGACCGGGCCAAGAGTGTGGTGGGCTACGGACACGTAG GAGACGGAAACCTCCACCTGAACATCACCTCTCCTGCCAGAGACCCCGCTCTCCTCGCTGCCATCGAGCCCTTCGTCTTCGAGTGGACGGCCAGCTGTCACGGCAGCATCAGCGCAGAGCACGGGCTTGGCCTGAAGAAGAGGAACTACATCTACTACAGTAAACCCAGCCAGGCCGTGGCTCTGATGGGTGACATCAAGGCCATGCTGGACCCAAAGGGCATCCTCAACCCGTACAAGACTTTACCAGATAACCTGAAGTGA